The Candidatus Cloacimonadota bacterium genome segment TCAACATGATCGTAGAATATCTGGTTAGATTTGTCCAGCACAAAGTTTTTTCCCTGGTAATCGTAAATGGCCGTTGTTACCCTGGTCCCGACTTCGTGGGCAGCGTCCTCAAGTAGTTTAAAGCCTTCGAACTGCCCCAAATAAGGTTCGTCAAAAGTGTAAAAACCACCCAGGTTACCGGCTCCTGACGCGATTATGTTCTGCATGCGTTCCTGGATTCCCTTGCGCATCATGGCGTTATCCGTCACCAAGTCATGATGTAACTGGTCCTCGATCTCCACATAATCCAGCTGCACGTCGCAATTGCCATACCACCAGACGCGGGGGTTGAGGTTCACCAAACGCATCAGTTCCTGGGAATCGGGTGTGGCTGGATCGCCGTCGTGGTCCAGGCTCATCAGGTTTGCAGCCAGCAGTTCTGAATATGGTATCTGTAAAGTGACTTCGATGAAATCTCCTCCGGCTGAGAGCAGGTGGTCATTGAGACGGAAAACCGTTTCGTTGAGTTCCCGGCCCTGGCTGAGATGGCGCAGCACCCTGACATGGGAGGAAAATCCAGCGCCCTGGAGTTCGTAACCGCTAACATCGAAGCGCAACAATGGCTCGTCGATGCGCAGGCCTTTCTTCACCGCGCTGATCCGGAAGCGGTATTTCACCCAGATGCTGCTGTTTTCATGTCGAGGCGGGTCAAGCTGGCGCAGCACGAATTCCTTGCCAAAGCGAACGTAAGCCCCGAATTTATTTGGCCAGCGGTATCTGAGATCGGTGAACAGCCAGCCCGGCCTGTCTTTGCCCATGCTTGCCTGCCAGGCCCAGCCGTAAGACGCTCCGGCTATGTCAATGGGTTTTCCCACCCGCGGCATCTGCTTGTCGCTACGGGCGGCGTACCAAAACTGGTTGTCCATGCTGTCGCCGTACTTGACTTCTTTTTCGCTGACGAACTCGGCTTCAAAGCGGAGCAGGTTGTTCGTTGACAGGTGGTAGCTGGAAAAGTTTTTCGGGCTGCCCGGCTCGCTGTGCCAGGTTTTATCCGATATCCAGACATCGAGGCCATAGCTGTCAAGTTCCTTCAGCATAGTAGCCAGATCAGCGTTGTCCTCGAAAGTTTCCACGAGGTTGGAATTGTATCCCAGTTCTTTCATCTGCCGATAGAGCACAACTCTTTGGGCGGAGTTTCTGCTGTTGCGCAGATAGGAATAGGTACCCAAGAGAAATTTGTCTGAATGCTTGGCTGCCGCGGGCACACAGCAAACGCAGGCCAGCAGGCAGGCCAGCAGGATCGAGGTTGTTTCCGATCTGGTCATCGTCGGTCTCCTTGTTTTGGTTCTATCATCAGCCCGAAGGGCAACACTGTTTTTTCGGCTTATGTTCATATAGAATGGGTGTAACTGCCGTCATCCCAGCGAAAGAATAGCGAAGCAACACCATCTGGCCGTTAAGGCCCTGTTCCGGGTTCCCGAGGTGCCTCCCGCATGATACCCGCATTTGATGCGAGGATAATTCGAGGGGTGTGCGGGAGGGACAAATACGAGCGCTAAGGGTTTGGCTGGCAGGAGATAGCAGGGTTAGAATCTATGACGCTCTTTCAAATCAGGTGGCTGCGGTCGCTCAACCGGAAAGCAGACCGGCGGGCTGTATCCATCCTAATTAAACATAAACCTTTATTAGTTTATCCCAGCTTTCAGTCAAGTGATTTTTAATACTTAAGGCCGGGTGGCTTGATTCACTCGCTGAGGTTGATCTTGCGCGAACGGAAACCATAGCCCAGCACGTCATAAACGTCGGTAACGATCATGAACGCGTCGGGGTCGATGTCCTTCACGATATCCGTGAGCAGGGGCACCTGGCGGCGGTTGATAACGCAGAAAAGAACCTCGGTCTCTTTTTTCTTGTAACCGCCCAAGGCTTTGAAAAAGGTGACGCCGCGGTCAAGTTCGGAGTAAATGTCCTCTTTGATCTCATCGACCTTCGGCGAAATCACGTACACGCCTTTGATGTAGGGAAGTCCTTCTGAGGCGAGGTCGGTGATTTTGGAGGTTATGAACAGGTTGATATTGCCCCAGATGAGGATCTTGGGATCTTTGAGCAGGATTGCCACCAGCAGGATGATCCCGCTTTCCACGATGTAGTAGCCCGTGCCGATGGATAATCCCGCCTTCTGTTTGATGAGGGCGACGGGGATGTCAGTTCCGCCGGTGGAGCCACGGGATTTGAAGATGATTCCAAGCCCAAGGCCCAGCACCACGGAACCCGCGATGGCTGAAAGGAGTATGTCCTCTGGGCCGAGGTAGGCATATATGACCCTGCCATTGAAATTGAAAGTATGTTCTGCAATGTTAAGGATGCCTAAACTGGCGATGTTTTTGATGTTCACCAAATCGGTGAAAATGGAGGAAAGCAGCATCCCGATCACTGACTTGGCACCGAAGGACTTACCAATAAAGATGAAACTGATGATGAACAGGGGGATATTTAGCATGATCATGGACACGCCGACGGGGATGCGAAAATAGTAGTTTATCACCTGCGCGAGACCGCCTACGCCGCCAGGGGCCATATTGTAGGGCATCAGAAACCAGGAGTAGCCGATGGCCAGCAGTAAAGCCCCAATCGCGATCCCGACTATGTGTTTGGCTTCCCGGAAGAAGAGCTGTTTACCACTTAATTTCTTCATTTTTCATTTCTCCTAATAGCTTGACGGATTGGCGCGCTTCAGAATGATGGCATTTTCGTGCGGGGTTTGTTTCGGGTATGAGTTTAAGCCCCCGCTGGCACTAATATGACAAGGAATTCAGATGATCATAGACTTGAGATTTGATGGCAATAGACACAGCCATATCGAGCTTGACGCGGCAATACCGATTCGCGAGATCCTGAAAGGCACGGACATCCCTGCCGAGAGGATCCTGTCCTATAAAATTGACCACGCCCATTATGTCAATGACGAATATGTTCCCACCCAGAATACAATGGTAGACTGCATCTCTTACAACCACAACGAAGGCAGCCGCATCTACCAGGATTCGGTAATCTTTATCCTGGCCAAGGCAATGAACGCGATTTTGGGAGCCGGGCACAACCTGGTGATCGAACATTCCATAGGAGACGGCGTTTTTTGTGAAGTTTTCGGCACTCAGAGCTGGACCCCGGACGACTGTCAGCGAGTGAAAGAGGAAATGCTACGGATCGTGGACAGCGACCTGCCGATAGACAAGATCCGGGTGAAAACCAGTGAGGCGCTGGATATATTCAACACCATGGGCAGAAAGGACGTGATCAAGAACCTGAGCTACCGCTACAGCGACGAGGTTTTCGTTTACCGCTGCGGCAAGTATTATGACCGCTTTCTGCGGCCTTTGGCAGACCGGACCGGCAGGGTGAGGGAATTCGATGTGGTGTACAAGGAAACCGGATTCGTGCTGCGTTTCCCCACCGGCAGGGAATGCCGCCTAGCCCATCCTTTCGTGCTGCCGGAAAAGCTGTTCCAACTCCACCAGGAACACGATAAATGGCTGGATATCCTGCGCGTACACAACATCATAGACATCAACAAACTAACCGACAACTACGAAATCTCGGAATTCATACTGGTGGAGGAAGCCCTGCACGAAAAGAAAATCGCCGAAATCGCCGCGGATATCGTTAAACGCCAGGAAGTGAAGCTGATCCTGATCGCCGGTCCTTCCTCCTCCGGCAAGACCACCTTTGCCAAACGCCTTTCAGTCCAGCAGCAAGCCTCCAAAGCCAAACCCATCGTGATCGGCCTTGATGACTATTTCATCGACCGGGACAAAACAGTGCGCAAACGCAATGGCGAAATTGACTTTGAATCCCTTCACGCCCTGGACCTTGAGTATCTGAACAAGCAGCTAAGCCAGTTGCTCAACGGTGAGGAGGTGGAATTGCCGCATTTTGATTTCGCCCGCGGGAAACGTCGCCGTAGCAACAGATTCATCAAGCTGCACGAGGAAGACGTGATCGTGATGGAAGGCATCCACGGCCTAAACGATGAACTCACAGCCGCGATTCCGGCCAACCGCAAAGCAAAGATCTACGTGAGCGCCTTAAACCAGCTCAACATTGACAACCACAACCGCGTTGCCACCACCGACTGCCGTCTGCTGCGACGGATGATCCGGGACCACCAGTATCGTGGCTACACAGCCACGGAGACTATGCTGCGCTGGCCCAGCGTTCGCGAAGGTGAAGAAAAGAACATCTTTCCCTTTCAGGAAAACGCGGATTACATGTTCAACAGCAGCCTCACCTACGAGCTTGGTGTGCTGCGTAAACACGCCTGGAAACTGCTTCTTTCGGTTCCCAAAAGCTCCTCGGCTTACACCGAGGCCCAGCGCCTTCTGGCCCTGCTTTCCAACGTCAATGACATCCCGGATGCCCTGGTACCGTACAATTCTATCATCCGGGAATTCACCAACGGCTCTATATTCAGGTATTGAAAGTGAAAAGAATCCATATTCTGGCTGATGACGTGCGCAACAAGATCGCCGCGGGCGAAGTTATCGAACGGCCAGCCTCGGTGGTGAAAGAACTGGTGGAAAACGCCATTGATGCCGGAGCCACACAAATCACGGTGGCTGTTGAGAACGGCGGCAAGGACCTGACCCAGGTCAGCGACAATGGCAGTGGCATGAGTCCCGACGACGCCCTGCTGGCCTTTGAAAGACATGCCACCAGCAAGATCAGGACCGTGGGAGACATCATCAGCATCAGCACCCTGGGCTTCCGCGGCGAAGCACTGCCCAGCATCGCCAGCGTTAGCAACCTGACTCTGATCACCCGCGATGCATCCAGCGAAGTTGCCACCCAGGTTGATTTCGATTTCGGACGTCTGCGCAATGTGGGACAAACCTCCTCCAACCTCGGCACCAACATCACAGTGCGTGGCCTTTTCAAAGCTTTGCCCGCCCGGCGAAAGTTTCTCCGCAGCGCCACTACCGAACTGCGCCACATTCTCAAATACATCCACTACCAGGCCGTGCTGCATCCCGGCATTGGCTTCAAACTGTTTGTGGACGACAATCAGAAGCTTTCCTTCGTGATAGCGGCAAACCGGGAACAGAGGATGGGGGAGATGTTCGGCTCTGGATTCTTCAATGAAGACATCATCCCCATAAAAGCCGAGAATGAAGGCTACCGCCTGGAAGGATACATCTTTGGGCTCGAAGACCGCAGCGACAAACTTGTGGACATACAATACTGCTTCATCAACGGGCGCTTTATCAATGACAAGACGGTAAAACACGCCATCAAGGCTGCCTACGAGCCCTTCATCCTCAAAACCCGCGTCTGGCAAAAAGGAACCACACCGCCCTACGTGCTGTTTCTGGACATCCCGGTGGAGCAGATCGATGTGAACGTGCATCCCGCCAAGCTGGAAGTGCGGTTCCGGGAACAGCAGAAGGTGCATTCCCTGGTCTTTCTTACCCTCACTGAGGCTTTGAATGATTATGAACACGCGAAGTTTGCCTCCGCCAGGGTGAAATTCGACCGTGCCCAGCAGGTGAACGAAGCCACCTTTGTTGAACGCACCGTTTACAAAAACAAGGTGGAAGTTCCCCGCTTTTCCGAGTATAAGAAAGAATTTGGCAACCTCTATCAGGATGAGCTGTTTCCCGCTACCCCGGGAGAACCTGTCCCTCCCGGCAAGATCCAGGTTCCGCTGGTGGACATGGACAAGAAGGACGGCGAGGAACAGCTTGAGATAGCCGACGACCTGCCCAACGAGTCTTTTCAATACAAGTTGCTGTTGCGCAATGAGGAAGATTATATCAACCCCTGGCAGCTGCACAACACCTATATATTTATCCAGGTGGAGGACGGCCTGGTGATAATCGACCAGCACGCCGCCCACGAACGCATCATCTATGAAAAGCTGCTGCAGCGTACCCAGGGAGCGCCTCCAGTGCGCCAGAAGCTCATAATACCGTTGGTGATCGACATTCCGCCGATCATCGCCAGCGAAATACGCGACCTGGTTGAGCAGAATCTCGAACTCTTGGCAAAGACGGGTTTCGTGCTGAAGAAATTCAGTGGCGACTCGCTGGTTATAGAGGAAATTCCGGCTGAACTGGACGACTGGCAGGGCGGCAAGATCTTCATCGAAATCCTCAAACAGCTGGAGGAAGAGATGGAACTGAACTCTGATTTCCGCGATTCCCTGGCCAAATCGATCGCTTGCAAGGCTTCCATCAAGGCTGGGAAGAAGCTTACCAGAAAGGAAATGCTGAACCTGATCAATCAGCTTTTCGCCTGCCAGATGCCCTATTTCTGTCCTCACGGCCGGCCTTTGATCTTAAAAATGACCCTTACGGAGTTCGAAAAGAAATTCAAACGCCAGCTATGATCCCCCTGATCACGATCGAGGGGCCCACGGCCTCGGGAAAATCTGATCTGGCCCTGAAGCTGGCCCGGGAACTGGAAACAGAGATCATTTCGGCGGATTCGCGCCAGGTTTACCGGTATCTGGATATCTGCACCGCCAAGCCCTCCACTGCTGAGATGAAAGCCGTAAGGCACCATCTAATCAGCATCATCGAACCTTCGGAGAGCTACAGTGCAGGGAGGTTTAAATCTGATGCTTCGGAGGTGATACGCGACCTTCACCGGCAGGGAAAGGTCCCGCTGGTCTGCGGCGGCACCGGACTCTATGTAGAAGCATTGCTGCAAGGCCTCTTTCCCCAGATCGACATTGATCCAGAGATTCGGAAAAGGCTGCGGGAGCGGCTGAAAAAAGAGGGTTTGGATATTCTTTACGCGGAACTGGCTGAGCGAGACCCCGCCTTTGCAGAAAAGGTAAGCAGCAACGACAGGCAACGCATTCTTCGGGGCCTGGAGGTTTTTGCCGCGACAGGGCTTCCCATCAGCGAACACTGGCGCCGGCAGCAGGCCGAACGAGAATTCACGGCTTTCCGTATACTGATCAATCCGCCGCGTGAACAGCTTTACGCGAGAATCAACGCCAGAACAGAACGGATGCTGGAAGCCGGTCTGCTTAGTGAAATAACCAGCGTTCTGAAAATGGGCTTTGACGCTTCTTCGCCCGGTCTGAACAGCGTTGGCTGCAAAGAGTACCTGCCTCACTTGCTCGATTCCGTTTCCCTGCAAGACTGCTCCGTTTTAGCAGCCCAGCATACCCGAAATTACGCCAAGCGCCAGTGCACTTGGTACCGCAAGCGCAAGTTTGATTTGACATTGGGTGCCGACCCGTGTAATATATTAAAGACCGTCACGCTCATCAGGGCTTGGCAGAAATCTTTGCACTGAGGAACTAATGCATCTGGTTGCTAAGGTCTTTGACCTGATCATAACCGAGGACGATGTCCTGAAGGAGAGCAAAAAGCTGATCGGGCAGGATAGTCCGTTGGCGCTGGCTCAGGCCCTTAATCGGGTCATTGACCGTTGCCTGTTGCTGCATGAGGCCAGAGAGGCCGGCATCCGGGTAACTGAAGATGAATTCGACAGTGCCTTGCTGGAAGTTTTGGAGGAAATCGAAGAAGCGCCTCAGAACGAAGCTCAGACCCTGGACATGGAAGAACGCATCCGCCAGAGGATCGTGATCCGCAAATACGTTAAGCAGATCATCTGTCAAAACCATCCCATAGCTGACGAGCAACTGCTGGCTTTCTATGAGGACCAGCCGGATGTATTTCTCGCGCCGGAGGCTGTGAGGGCCTCCCACATTCTCTTCCGCCATGATGAACCGGAAGCTTTAAGCAAAGCCAGGGTGTTACGAAGCCGAATCCACAACCAGACCGATTTCATCAAAGCCTGCCCGAAAAACTCGCAATGCCCCTCCGGAGCCCGTTGCGGCGATCTGGGCTGGTTTCCCCGCGGCCGCATGATCAAGGAGATAGAGGACGCGGCTTTCGCTCTTGAACCCGGCCAGATCAGCGATGTGTTCAAAACCCGCCATGGCTA includes the following:
- a CDS encoding YitT family protein, with product MKKLSGKQLFFREAKHIVGIAIGALLLAIGYSWFLMPYNMAPGGVGGLAQVINYYFRIPVGVSMIMLNIPLFIISFIFIGKSFGAKSVIGMLLSSIFTDLVNIKNIASLGILNIAEHTFNFNGRVIYAYLGPEDILLSAIAGSVVLGLGLGIIFKSRGSTGGTDIPVALIKQKAGLSIGTGYYIVESGIILLVAILLKDPKILIWGNINLFITSKITDLASEGLPYIKGVYVISPKVDEIKEDIYSELDRGVTFFKALGGYKKKETEVLFCVINRRQVPLLTDIVKDIDPDAFMIVTDVYDVLGYGFRSRKINLSE
- a CDS encoding nucleoside kinase, with translation MIIDLRFDGNRHSHIELDAAIPIREILKGTDIPAERILSYKIDHAHYVNDEYVPTQNTMVDCISYNHNEGSRIYQDSVIFILAKAMNAILGAGHNLVIEHSIGDGVFCEVFGTQSWTPDDCQRVKEEMLRIVDSDLPIDKIRVKTSEALDIFNTMGRKDVIKNLSYRYSDEVFVYRCGKYYDRFLRPLADRTGRVREFDVVYKETGFVLRFPTGRECRLAHPFVLPEKLFQLHQEHDKWLDILRVHNIIDINKLTDNYEISEFILVEEALHEKKIAEIAADIVKRQEVKLILIAGPSSSGKTTFAKRLSVQQQASKAKPIVIGLDDYFIDRDKTVRKRNGEIDFESLHALDLEYLNKQLSQLLNGEEVELPHFDFARGKRRRSNRFIKLHEEDVIVMEGIHGLNDELTAAIPANRKAKIYVSALNQLNIDNHNRVATTDCRLLRRMIRDHQYRGYTATETMLRWPSVREGEEKNIFPFQENADYMFNSSLTYELGVLRKHAWKLLLSVPKSSSAYTEAQRLLALLSNVNDIPDALVPYNSIIREFTNGSIFRY
- the mutL gene encoding DNA mismatch repair endonuclease MutL, which codes for MKRIHILADDVRNKIAAGEVIERPASVVKELVENAIDAGATQITVAVENGGKDLTQVSDNGSGMSPDDALLAFERHATSKIRTVGDIISISTLGFRGEALPSIASVSNLTLITRDASSEVATQVDFDFGRLRNVGQTSSNLGTNITVRGLFKALPARRKFLRSATTELRHILKYIHYQAVLHPGIGFKLFVDDNQKLSFVIAANREQRMGEMFGSGFFNEDIIPIKAENEGYRLEGYIFGLEDRSDKLVDIQYCFINGRFINDKTVKHAIKAAYEPFILKTRVWQKGTTPPYVLFLDIPVEQIDVNVHPAKLEVRFREQQKVHSLVFLTLTEALNDYEHAKFASARVKFDRAQQVNEATFVERTVYKNKVEVPRFSEYKKEFGNLYQDELFPATPGEPVPPGKIQVPLVDMDKKDGEEQLEIADDLPNESFQYKLLLRNEEDYINPWQLHNTYIFIQVEDGLVIIDQHAAHERIIYEKLLQRTQGAPPVRQKLIIPLVIDIPPIIASEIRDLVEQNLELLAKTGFVLKKFSGDSLVIEEIPAELDDWQGGKIFIEILKQLEEEMELNSDFRDSLAKSIACKASIKAGKKLTRKEMLNLINQLFACQMPYFCPHGRPLILKMTLTEFEKKFKRQL
- the miaA gene encoding tRNA (adenosine(37)-N6)-dimethylallyltransferase MiaA, which gives rise to MIPLITIEGPTASGKSDLALKLARELETEIISADSRQVYRYLDICTAKPSTAEMKAVRHHLISIIEPSESYSAGRFKSDASEVIRDLHRQGKVPLVCGGTGLYVEALLQGLFPQIDIDPEIRKRLRERLKKEGLDILYAELAERDPAFAEKVSSNDRQRILRGLEVFAATGLPISEHWRRQQAEREFTAFRILINPPREQLYARINARTERMLEAGLLSEITSVLKMGFDASSPGLNSVGCKEYLPHLLDSVSLQDCSVLAAQHTRNYAKRQCTWYRKRKFDLTLGADPCNILKTVTLIRAWQKSLH
- a CDS encoding parvulin peptidyl-prolyl isomerase → MHLVAKVFDLIITEDDVLKESKKLIGQDSPLALAQALNRVIDRCLLLHEAREAGIRVTEDEFDSALLEVLEEIEEAPQNEAQTLDMEERIRQRIVIRKYVKQIICQNHPIADEQLLAFYEDQPDVFLAPEAVRASHILFRHDEPEALSKARVLRSRIHNQTDFIKACPKNSQCPSGARCGDLGWFPRGRMIKEIEDAAFALEPGQISDVFKTRHGYHILLVTERKRRHQIPFEEIKDSLKTRLIQLEREYFFIRHMNDLRRNHNDQIKILDPRFSC